A genomic stretch from Cytophagia bacterium CHB2 includes:
- a CDS encoding PAS domain S-box protein, with the protein MRLHNLLRSWPPLFPLNFFNLGMAKFTLLTLAASLVGLTLCRLIPSPLFACFLPMAGLGVAMAIVARLNEPLAAEAELKITRVPERAGLGKILHRVAGYLDVQRIVQTETLHERAFRLAHDAMFIVNGELRFIEANESFCALWGLRRQELFKRTLPEIMAEAGFEQEDFCALLARADFQGEMTLTARDGAQRVFDLQAMPISSELYFGIAREVTETHHCQEEWRRAAEWRELLLRNMNDGLLVIDREGRPLIHNRAAEAMLGLPAEEFEKLAVLDGKLAHESQRWALRPMGLEDPFALALHEARKAQDCRAQVYRDDRLVRQLVIDVSPLYDEHQELLGALTTLRDLSRRELRPLEPGSLQARTEPQQIVRLTELVELAASAGHEIINRMTGIISYAQLLQERAAAGQEEAALLHGIVGEGERVTGILRHLLAFARPRPHERLVTPLEGVIAASLRLMAPRLHKDGIRVHNTAAPDLPPVSCHCQQMQEVFINLLSNAQHALNLKFPGAGTDKTILIHTTLALSESGSTCIRATFTDNGIGIAPEVLPMIFAPFFTTKQKDEGTGLGLSLSRQIIQDHGGEIRVQSTVGSHTTFIVELPLAEEVD; encoded by the coding sequence ATGAGGCTTCACAACCTTCTGCGCTCCTGGCCGCCGCTTTTTCCTTTAAATTTCTTTAACTTAGGCATGGCGAAATTTACCCTGCTCACGCTTGCTGCAAGCTTGGTTGGGTTAACCCTCTGCCGGTTAATTCCTTCGCCGCTATTTGCCTGCTTTTTGCCGATGGCGGGTCTTGGGGTTGCGATGGCGATTGTCGCGCGTCTCAACGAACCGTTGGCGGCCGAAGCGGAGTTAAAAATCACCCGCGTGCCGGAACGCGCCGGCCTCGGTAAAATTTTACACCGCGTCGCCGGCTATCTCGACGTGCAGCGCATTGTGCAAACCGAAACTTTGCACGAACGCGCGTTCCGGCTGGCGCACGATGCCATGTTCATCGTCAATGGCGAATTGCGCTTCATCGAAGCCAATGAAAGCTTTTGCGCATTGTGGGGATTGCGGCGGCAGGAATTGTTCAAACGAACCTTGCCGGAAATCATGGCTGAGGCGGGGTTCGAGCAGGAAGATTTTTGCGCCTTGCTCGCGCGCGCGGATTTTCAAGGTGAAATGACCCTCACCGCACGCGACGGCGCGCAGCGCGTGTTTGATCTTCAGGCCATGCCGATTTCCAGCGAGCTTTACTTTGGCATTGCGCGGGAGGTGACGGAAACGCATCATTGCCAGGAGGAATGGCGCCGCGCTGCGGAATGGCGCGAGCTGCTCTTGCGCAATATGAATGATGGCCTGCTGGTGATCGATCGCGAAGGCCGGCCGCTCATTCACAATCGCGCCGCCGAAGCCATGCTGGGCCTGCCGGCAGAAGAGTTCGAAAAGCTGGCAGTGCTTGATGGCAAGCTCGCGCACGAATCCCAGCGCTGGGCTTTGCGTCCGATGGGATTGGAGGATCCGTTTGCGCTGGCGTTGCACGAGGCGCGCAAAGCGCAGGATTGCCGCGCACAGGTTTATCGCGATGACCGCCTCGTGCGCCAGCTCGTGATTGATGTTTCTCCGCTGTATGACGAGCATCAGGAATTGCTCGGCGCGCTCACCACGTTGCGCGACTTGAGCCGGCGTGAATTGAGGCCGCTGGAGCCGGGTTCGCTGCAAGCGCGCACAGAACCGCAGCAAATCGTGCGGCTGACCGAGTTGGTGGAATTGGCCGCCAGCGCGGGCCACGAGATCATTAACCGCATGACAGGCATCATCAGTTATGCGCAACTCTTGCAGGAACGCGCTGCCGCCGGACAGGAAGAAGCCGCGTTATTGCACGGCATTGTGGGCGAGGGTGAACGCGTGACCGGCATTCTGCGGCACCTGCTCGCGTTTGCGCGCCCGCGTCCGCATGAACGCCTTGTGACCCCGCTCGAAGGTGTGATTGCAGCCTCATTGCGCTTGATGGCGCCGCGCCTGCACAAAGATGGCATTCGCGTTCATAACACCGCTGCGCCGGATTTGCCCCCGGTGAGCTGCCATTGCCAGCAAATGCAGGAGGTTTTCATCAATCTGCTCAGCAATGCCCAGCATGCGCTCAATTTGAAATTTCCCGGCGCTGGAACCGACAAGACGATTTTGATTCACACAACCCTGGCCCTCTCCGAGAGCGGCAGCACATGCATTCGCGCCACATTTACCGACAACGGCATCGGCATTGCGCCCGAGGTTTTGCCCATGATTTTCGCGCCCTTTTTCACGACCAAGCAAAAAGACGAGGGCACGGGTTTGGGATTGAGCCTGAGCCGGCAGATCATTCAAGATCACGGCGGCGAGATTCGGGTGCAAAGCACGGTGGGAAGTCACACGACGTTTATCGTGGAACTGCCGTTGGCGGAAGAGGTGGATTGA
- a CDS encoding AI-2E family transporter — translation WLAKFINETSQGTIALVTNLFVMLFTMYYFFKDGERIVQRIKYLSPLDDVYEEALILRFVSVARATVKGTLLIGLMQGFLGGLTLWAFGISSPILWGVIMVVLSILPSVGAWLVMVPIAIIQIATGHVWHGLAIAFMGMVIIGNIDNLMRPRLVGKDAGMHDLMIFFSTLGGISVFGVMGFIVGPVIAVLFLTILDIYSVEFKSHLELSRESGAIDGLGAKVRSLMQQTKPAPAPAPAEDNAKMPVPLEEPAKSSESDNISEEKLEPI, via the coding sequence CGTGGCTGGCAAAATTTATCAATGAAACCTCGCAAGGCACCATCGCCCTGGTCACCAACTTGTTTGTGATGTTGTTTACGATGTATTACTTCTTCAAAGACGGGGAGCGCATCGTGCAACGCATCAAATATCTCAGCCCGCTCGATGACGTGTACGAAGAGGCGTTGATCTTGCGTTTCGTTTCGGTGGCGCGCGCGACGGTCAAGGGCACGCTGCTCATCGGTTTGATGCAAGGCTTTTTGGGCGGGTTGACGCTCTGGGCCTTCGGCATTAGCTCACCGATTTTGTGGGGCGTGATCATGGTGGTGTTGTCGATCTTGCCTTCGGTGGGCGCCTGGTTGGTGATGGTACCCATCGCTATAATTCAGATTGCCACCGGCCATGTGTGGCACGGCCTTGCCATCGCATTCATGGGTATGGTGATCATCGGCAACATTGACAACCTCATGCGACCGCGCCTGGTGGGGAAAGATGCCGGCATGCACGACTTGATGATTTTCTTTTCGACGCTTGGCGGCATCAGTGTTTTTGGCGTCATGGGTTTCATTGTTGGACCTGTCATCGCCGTGCTGTTTTTGACGATTCTCGACATTTACAGCGTCGAGTTTAAATCGCATCTCGAATTATCGCGCGAAAGTGGCGCAATTGATGGGCTTGGCGCAAAGGTGAGATCTTTAATGCAGCAAACAAAACCAGCACCTGCGCCCGCGCCAGCGGAAGATAATGCCAAAATGCCAGTACCGTTGGAAGAGCCTGCAAAATCGTCCGAATCCGATAATATTTCAGAAGAGAAATTGGAGCCGATCTGA